A region from the Lycium barbarum isolate Lr01 chromosome 8, ASM1917538v2, whole genome shotgun sequence genome encodes:
- the LOC132605828 gene encoding probable LRR receptor-like serine/threonine-protein kinase At3g47570, with amino-acid sequence MDISCNLLFAFVVYILFLYHTSSLANISTDEAALLALKSHISSHSNNIIARNWTSSSPVCSWIGITCNSRHHRVTALDISSMQLHGTIPPHLGNLSFLVSLKIGNNTFHGGLPEELAHLRRLKLINVTSNNFTGVIPSFLSLLPNLRSVHLWRNQFSGKIPSSLSNLTKLEVLRIQRNFLKGEIPRELGDLRYLTTLDLQHNQLSGSIPPSIFNITTMQVIALSDNNLTGKLPTTICDHLPNLEGLYFSGNSLDGVIPPNLEKCRKLQVLALSENEFIGTVPRELANLTTLTILELGIQYLEGEIPMELGNLKKLQWLGLSQNEFTGSVPASIFNMSALSFLSLSLNKLSGTLPSDLGRGMPILENFLCGGNNLSGFISASISNSSRLRMLDLASNSFTGPIPESLGNLEYLELLNLKNNNFSSDSALSFLTSLTNCRNLRVISFGDNPLGGIFPASVGNFSDSLEVFEGSDCKLKGIIPEEIGNLTGLIRMGLVNNELTGHIPKTVQGMLNIQQLYLQSNKIDGTIPDGVCRLRNLGALDLSGNQFSGSLPPCLFNVTSLRTLYLSYNRLNSRLPTSFGALRNLIEFNISSNFFSGKIPPEIGNLKAASLIDLSKNDFSGKIPSTLGGLVKLINLSLAHNRLDGPIPNSLGKLLALEFMDLCYNNLSGEIPKSLEALVYLKYLNISFNKLSGEIPTGGPFANFTSQSFLSNGALCGDSRFNVKPCANKSTKKSRRRKRVLTSLYILLGIGSLLALVVVYVVLRLRKTKKNVSQADVSLVKRHERISYYELEQATEGFNESNLLGNGSFSMVYKGLLKDGTVLAAKVFNVQLEGAFKSFDTECEILRNLRHRNLTKVITSCSNLEFKALVLEYMPNGTLDKWLYTHNLFLNLLQRLDIMIDIASAMDYLHNGYSTPVVHCDLKPSNVLLDQEMVAHVSDFGIAKLLGPGEAFVQTRTIATIGYIAPEYGQDGIVSTNCDVYSFGILIMETFTRMRPSDDIFTGELNIQRWVSDSFPSEIHKVVDSNLVQPRDEQIDAKMQCLISVMELALSCTLVIPYARISMKDSLSTLKKIRLQLVSSRH; translated from the exons ATGGACATAAGTTGCAATCTTCTCTTTGCTTTTGTAGTTTACATTTTGTTTCTTTACCATACTTCTTCACTTGCGAATATTAGCACTGATGAAGCTGCTCTTCTTGCCTTGAAATCTCACATTTCTtctcattctaacaatatcataGCAAGAAACTGGACTTCTTCCAGCCCGGTTTGTAGCTGGATTGGAATCACTTGCAACTCCCGCCACCATCGAGTCACAGCTTTAGACATTTCTAGCATGCAACTTCATGGTACCATTCCTCCACACCTTGGAAACCTTTCATTTCTTGTTTCCCTCAAAATCGGTAACAACACTTTCCATGGGGGTTTGCCAGAAGAGTTGGCtcatttgcggaggttgaaattGATTAATGTCACAAGCAATAACTTCACAGGAGTCATTCCATCATTTTTAAGTTTGTTACCGAACCTACGCTCAGTGCACCTCTGGAGGAACCAATTTTCAGGGAAAATTCCATCTTCCCTTTCCAATTTAACAAAACTGGAAGTGTTGAGAATACAGAGAAATTTTCTTAAAGGAGAGATCCCTCGGGAACTCGGTGATCTTCGTTATCTGACTACCCTAGACCTGCAACACAATCAACTTAGTGGCTCTATACCGCCATCGATCTTTAACATTACAACAATGCAAGTAATTGCTCTTAGCGATAACAATCTTACTGGAAAGCTTCCAACAACAATATGTGACCATCTTCCAAACTTGGAAGGGCTTTACTTCTCAGGCAACTCCCTAGATGGAGTTATTCCACCAAACCTGGAGAAATGCAGAAAGCTTCAAGTCTTGGCATTGTCTGAAAATGAGTTTATTGGAACCGTACCGAGAGAGCTCGCCAACTTAACAACTCTTACAATATTAGAACTTGGAATACAATACTTGGAAG GAGAGATACCAATGGAGCTAGGTAATCTTAAGAAACTACAGTGGCTGGGATTGTCACAAAACGAGTTTACTGGCTCTGTCCCTGCAAGTATTTTCAACATGTCAGCACTGTCGTTCCTGTCGCTTTCACTAAACAAGCTTTCAGGTACTCTACCTTCAGATTTAGGCCGTGGAATGCCCATCCTAGAAAACTTTCTTTGTGGAGGAAATAATCTGAGTGGTTTTATCTCTGCTTCAATCTCAAATTCTTCAAGACTCAGAATGCTTGATCTCGCAAGCAACAGTTTCACAGGTCCAATTCCTGAATCACTTGGTAACTTAGAATACCTTGAGCTTCTTAACTTGAAGAATAATAATTTTTCCAGCGATTCAGCATTGAGCTTCCTTACGTCTTTGACAAACTGTAGGAATCTAAGAGTAATCTCATTTGGTGATAATCCATTGGGTGGTATTTTTCCTGCATCAGTAGGGAATTTCTCCGACTCTCTAGAGGTTTTTGAAGGATCAGATTGTAAACTTAAAGGCATCATTCCTGAAGAAATTGGTAATCTTACTGGTCTGATAAGGATGGGTCTAGTTAACAATGAGTTGACCGGACATATTCCAAAAACTGTCCAAGGCATGCTAAATATTCAACAACTTTACCTACAAAGCAACAAGATAGATGGAACCATACCAGATGGTGTCTGTCGTTTAAGGAATCTTGGTGCATTAGACTTGTCAGGAAATCAGTTTTCTGGTTCACTGCCACCATGCTTATTTAATGTTACTAGTTTGAGGACACTTTACCTATCTTACAACAGGCTGAATTCTAGATTGCCTACAAGCTTTGGGGCCCTTCGCAATCTCATAGAATTCAATATTTCATCCAATTTTTTTAGTGGGAAAATTCCCCCTGAGATTGGAAACTTAAAGGCTGCATCACTCATTGATCTgtcaaaaaatgatttttccgGTAAGATTCCTAGCACTCTAGGGGGTCTAGTAAAATTGATTAATCTTTCTTTGGCACATAATAGATTAGACGGGCCAATTCCAAATTCATTAGGCAAATTGTTGGCGTTGGAATTCATGGATTTGTGCTATAACAATCTTAGTGGTGAAATTCCAAAATCTTTAGAAGCTCTTGTGTATCTCAAATACCTGAACATCTCATTCAATAAACTCAGTGGAGAAATTCCCACTGGTGGTCCTTTTGCAAATTTTACAAGTCAATCTTTCTTGTCCAATGGTGCACTCTGTGGTGACTCCCGGTTTAACGTGAAACCATGTGCAAACAAATCTACAAAGAagtcaagaagaagaaaaagagtgCTTACAAGTTTATATATTTTGTTAGGGATTGGATCACTCCTCGCATTGGTTGTTGTATATGTGGTGTTAAGATTGAGAAAGACAAAGAAGAATGTAAGTCAAGCAGATGTTTCTCTGGTAAAAAGGCATGAAAGAATTTCCTATTATGAACTTGAACAAGCAACAGAAGGATTCAATGAAAGCAACTTGCTTGGTAATGGGAGTTTCAGCATGGTCTACAAAGGGCTACTTAAGGATGGCACCGTTTTGGCAGCAAAGGTATTCAATGTGCAATTGGAGGGTGCATTCAAAAGTTTTGACACGGAATGTGAGATACTTCGGAACCTTCGCCATAGAAATCTGACCAAAGTCATCACCAGCTGCTCCAACCTTGAATTCAAGGCCCTAGTGTTGGAATACATGCCTAATGGGACACTTGATAAATGGTTATACACTCACAACTTGTTCTTGAACTTATTGCAGAGATTGGATATAATGATAGACATTGCATCTGCAATGGATTATCTCCATAATGGCTATTCAACACCTGTGGTGCATTGTGACTTGAAGCCAAGCAATGTCTTGCTAGATCAAGAAATGGTTGCTCATGTTAGTGATTTTGGCATTGCAAAATTGTTAGGTCCAGGAGAGGCTTTTGTTCAAACAAGGACAATTGCAACCATTGGATATATTGCTCCAG AGTATGGACAAGATGGAATAGTATCCACGAACTGTGATGTTTATAGTTTTGGCATTTTGATTATGGAGACATTTacaagaatgagaccaagtgatgATATATTTACCGGAGAATTGAACATACAACGTTGGGTTAGTGATTCCTTTCCAAGTGAAATTCATAAGGTGGTGGATTCTAATTTGGTACAGCCAAGGGATGAACAAATTGATGCAAAGATGCAATGTTTGATATCTGTCATGGAATTAGCGTTGAGCTGCACTTTAGTGATACCTTATGCAAGAATTAGCATGAAAGATTCTCTTTCAACACTTAAAAAGATTAGACTCCAGCTTGTTAGTAGTCGGCACTAG